Proteins from one Candidatus Methylomirabilota bacterium genomic window:
- a CDS encoding enoyl-CoA hydratase/isomerase family protein, which translates to MANQAQDSSEVLVTRDGPVVTLTFNRPEARNALTWNMYERLYQTCEEIDADDSIRVFVLRGAGGKAFVAGTDIGQFKSFKTAEDGIQYERDGERRTGRLERVGKPVIAQIEGFAVGGGFAIAAVCDIRIATPESSFGFPIARTLGNCLSMENYSRCVELFGPSRVKEMIMRARLITAEEAHAAGFVHEIVPAAGLEARVKAIAEEVASYAPITLKVTKEAVRRIQERRRLEGGEDLISLTYSSADFREGMSAFLEKRKPRWTGK; encoded by the coding sequence TTGGCAAACCAGGCGCAAGACTCGAGCGAAGTCCTCGTCACCCGCGACGGACCCGTGGTGACGCTCACCTTCAATCGCCCTGAAGCCCGCAACGCGCTGACGTGGAACATGTACGAGCGGCTCTACCAGACCTGCGAAGAGATCGACGCCGACGACTCCATCCGGGTCTTCGTGCTGCGCGGCGCGGGTGGCAAGGCCTTCGTGGCCGGCACCGACATCGGCCAGTTCAAGAGCTTCAAGACCGCGGAGGACGGGATCCAGTACGAGCGCGACGGCGAGCGGCGAACCGGCCGGCTGGAGCGCGTGGGCAAGCCCGTCATCGCGCAGATCGAGGGCTTCGCCGTGGGCGGCGGGTTCGCGATCGCCGCCGTCTGCGACATTAGAATAGCCACGCCGGAGTCGAGCTTCGGCTTCCCCATCGCGCGCACGCTCGGCAACTGCCTCTCGATGGAGAACTACTCGCGCTGCGTGGAGCTCTTCGGCCCCTCGCGGGTCAAGGAGATGATCATGCGCGCGCGCCTCATCACGGCGGAGGAGGCGCACGCCGCGGGCTTCGTCCACGAAATCGTGCCCGCGGCCGGGCTCGAGGCGCGCGTGAAGGCCATCGCCGAGGAGGTCGCCTCGTACGCGCCGATTACATTAAAGGTTACCAAGGAGGCCGTCCGTCGCATCCAGGAGCGCCGGCGCCTCGAAGGCGGCGAGGACCTGATCTCCCTCACCTACTCGAGCGCCGACTTCCGGGAGG